The genomic DNA TGTATTCGGGATTTATCACGTGTTTTTCGGGTGCTGATGATGTTACGAAGCTGGCTCGTAGTTGTTTTCAAGGACATATAGTTCTTTGATGTTGTTCTTTAGGTATTTATAAGAAACATTCGAGTGGAAGAATAATTTTGTTTAGGGATTTTCGTCATTGAATGTTGGAATCTTGTCGTGTAAGTGATGATCAAACATATACTTAATAGGATCCCGTCACGGAAGGGACATAAGTCATCCGATAATCGAGATAATCGAGATGGAGGGAACGCGAATTCAGCTTCGAGTACGTCAACAAGTTCTCGACACAGCAATGATGCAGCACTTAATCGGTCTAATAGCGCACATCCTGCATCCGGTCATGGTCAAAGTCTTAACCCTTCGTCGAAAAGTGGCGGGAATAAGGTTGATAACGCGTTGATATCAAAACTGAATGGTAATCAGGTCGTTTCGACCACGTACGAGGCTTTGCCTAGCCTTAAAGACGTGCCGAATTCCGAAAAACAGAACTTGTTTATCCGGAAGTTAAACATGTGTTGTGTCGTGTTTGATTTTACGGACCCGACAAagaatttgaaagaaaaagagaTCAAACGACAGACTTTGGCTGAGCTTGTTGATTACGTGTCGTCTGCGAACGGGAAGTTTTCGGAAACTGTTATGCAAGAGATAGTTAAGATGGTGTCGGCAAACATATTTAGAAGGCTCACACCGCAACCTCGCGATAACAAGATGTTAGAAACTTTTGACGGTGAAGAAGAAGAGCCTTCGATGGATCCCGCATGGCCTCATTTGCAGTTAGTTTACGAGTTTTTTCTGCGATTCGTAGCGTCACCGGAGACAGATGCGAAGCTCGCTAAACGGTACATCGACCACGGTTTTATCTTACGCTGGTTAGATTTGTTCGACTCCGAAGATCCGAGAGAACGCGAGTATCTGAAATTCGTACTTCATCGTATGTACGGAAAGTTTATGGTGCACAGACCGTTTATCCGGAAAGCAATCAACAACATATTCTTTCGGTTCATTTTCGAAACGGAAAAACATAACGGAATTGCGGAGCTGTTAGAAATTTTAGGCAGCATTATTAACGGTTTCGCTTTGCCGTTAAAGGAAGAACACAAGCTGTTTCTCGTTAGGGCGTTAATACCACTTCACAAGCCGAAATGCATACCGATGTACCACCAGCAGTTGTCTTACTGCATCACTCAGTTTGTTGAAAAGGACTGTAAACTTGCTGATACTGTTATTAGAGGTTTGTTAAAGTATTGGCCGATCACAAACAGTTCTAAAGAGGTTATGTTCTTGAGCGAGCTTGAGGAAGTTCTAGAAGCGACGCAGCCTCCGGAGTTTCAACGATGTATGGTTCCGTTGTTTCGACAGATTTCGAACTGCTTGAGCAGTTCACACTTCCAGGTAACTAATTTTGCTACTTTGTTTTCTTTATTATTCTGCTTAAGCaattaatgcggtaaaatatcggatattggtcaaggaccgatatttgagatgtAGGTTATCGCGGCGGGATATCGGAatttttaatatcatgcagaattcaTATATATAGCAACTTAACAGTGTAGAACTAAGAtgaaaggtactgatatcgggaaaatcggtgatatatcggtcaaatatcggtcaaatatcggtcaaatatcagtcaatatcgccgataatatcggtaccgatattgaCTGCATAGCTTAAAATGCAATGTTGCAGTTTTCATCCCGGCTTAAGTTTTATAAAATACCTTCAAGTCTTCTACTAAGTTTTGGCCTACATATATAAATAGTTATTGTTGATAAAATAAAactatatataaataattaatcATGTGATAAAACTATAATATTTGAATAATTATCTAGTTTTTGTGAATAAAATGATTTAGGAGGTCATGTACAGTTGTACATCAAAATAAACTAAAGGCGAATTTTGATCCGTTTAGGTTTcttataaagttatttttttatttgacccgttagGGTTAAAACAAACCAAATCAACCCATTCATAAGTATATAAGTTGAATTCGCCATCAGTTACACGACAAgtactagggctgcaaacgaaccgaacgaacacgaacaagaccttgttggtgttcgtttgttaagaaatatatgtgctCACGACACTTACCGAACGGGATTTAATGTTCGTGTTCGTATTCATTTGTTAATTATAGGCAACAAACGAAAACgtacgttcatgaacacaaatggaaagaaatgaacacaaacaagcgttcatgaacagaatatatatttgttggaattttgaagtatttaaataaaatatacaaacTAAAAACGCTAACGAACtatcgaacataaatgaacacgtTATTGAACGtttacgaacataaatgaacgaacatggcCTCTGTCATGTTTGTTCctttaactaaacgaacaaaatttcttgttcgtgtttgtttgtttaattaatgaacaaacacaaacgaacttcccgccgaacggttcacgaactgttcgctgaacattTGGTTCATTTGCACCCTAACGACAACACATATCTTTATTGAACAAAAACTAACATTTTCTTGTAATATGTAGGTGGCTGAAAGAGCATTGTTCCTGTGGAACAATGATCATATCGAGAACCTAATAAAACAAAACCGCAAAGTGATCCTGCCGATCATATTCCCCGCTCTAGAGAGAAACGCAAAAAGCCACTGGAATCAAGCGGTCAGAAGTTTGACTTTAAACGTTAAAA from Helianthus annuus cultivar XRQ/B chromosome 7, HanXRQr2.0-SUNRISE, whole genome shotgun sequence includes the following:
- the LOC110868674 gene encoding serine/threonine protein phosphatase 2A 57 kDa regulatory subunit B' theta isoform; its protein translation is MIKHILNRIPSRKGHKSSDNRDNRDGGNANSASSTSTSSRHSNDAALNRSNSAHPASGHGQSLNPSSKSGGNKVDNALISKLNGNQVVSTTYEALPSLKDVPNSEKQNLFIRKLNMCCVVFDFTDPTKNLKEKEIKRQTLAELVDYVSSANGKFSETVMQEIVKMVSANIFRRLTPQPRDNKMLETFDGEEEEPSMDPAWPHLQLVYEFFLRFVASPETDAKLAKRYIDHGFILRWLDLFDSEDPREREYLKFVLHRMYGKFMVHRPFIRKAINNIFFRFIFETEKHNGIAELLEILGSIINGFALPLKEEHKLFLVRALIPLHKPKCIPMYHQQLSYCITQFVEKDCKLADTVIRGLLKYWPITNSSKEVMFLSELEEVLEATQPPEFQRCMVPLFRQISNCLSSSHFQVAERALFLWNNDHIENLIKQNRKVILPIIFPALERNAKSHWNQAVRSLTLNVKKIFSDADPELFEECLLKYQEDESKKEEMKSKREAIWKRLEEVAEKRSGSGATCQPMLFPTNKVT